The proteins below are encoded in one region of Danio rerio strain Tuebingen ecotype United States chromosome 12, GRCz12tu, whole genome shotgun sequence:
- the pvalb9 gene encoding parvalbumin 9 has protein sequence MSLTSILSAEAIENAVKDCQAPDSFCYKKFFQLCGLSQKTPQEVKDVFRIIDEDNSGFIEEAELKFFLQRFFPGARTLTEKEIKSLLTAADDDSDGRIGVDEFQTMVSS, from the exons ATGTCACTTACTTCCATCCTCTCAGCTGAAGCCATTGAAAATGCTGTCAAAGACTGCCAAG CTCCGGACTCCTTTTGTTACAAAAAGTTCTTCCAGCTTTGTGGCCTGAGCCAGAAAACTCCTCAGGAGGTGAAGGATGTCTTCCGTATCATAGATGAGGATAACAGTGGATTTATCGAGGAGGCTGAGCTCAA GTTCTTTCTCCAGCGGTTTTTCCCGGGGGCACGAACCCTGACAGAAAAGGAGATTAAGAGCCTCCTCACAGCTGCAGATGATGATAGTGATGGCCGAATTGGAGTAGATG AGTTCCAGACTATGGTTTCATCCTGA
- the pvalb3 gene encoding parvalbumin 3 isoform X1: MAFAGILNEADITAALQACQAADSFDYKSFFAKVGLSAKTPDDIKKAFAVIDQDKSGFIEEDELKLFLQNFSAGARALTDAETKAFLKAGDSDGDGKIGVDEFASLVKA; encoded by the exons ATGGCATTCGCTGGTATTCTGAATGAAGCTGACATCACTGCAGCCCTGCAGGCCTGCCAAG CTGCTGACTCCTTTGACTATAAGAGCTTCTTCGCCAAGGTTGGGCTGTCCGCCAAGACTCCTGATGACATCAAGAAGGCTTTTGCTGTCATTGACCAGGACAAGAGCGGCTTCATTGAGGAGGATGAGCTTAA ACTGTTCCTGCAGAATTTCTCTGCTGGTGCCAGGGCACTCACTGATGCAGAGACAAAGGCCTTCCTGAAAGCTGGAGACTCTGATGGTGACGGCAAGATTGGAGTTGATG AGTTCGCCTCTTTGGTCAAGGCATAA